The following are from one region of the Actinoplanes sp. L3-i22 genome:
- a CDS encoding FKBP-type peptidyl-prolyl cis-trans isomerase, with protein MNKPDVGQIPDEAPADLVIEDIVEGTGPEAKPGEFVSVHYVGVAQSTGKEFDASYNRGEALGFRVGGQQVIAGWDQGVAGMKVGGRRKLTIPPHLGYGASGAGGVIKPHETLIFVVDLVEVH; from the coding sequence ATGAACAAGCCCGACGTCGGTCAGATCCCCGACGAAGCGCCCGCCGATCTCGTGATCGAGGACATCGTCGAGGGCACCGGCCCGGAGGCCAAGCCCGGCGAATTCGTCAGCGTCCACTACGTGGGTGTCGCCCAGTCCACGGGCAAGGAGTTCGACGCCTCCTACAACCGTGGCGAGGCGCTCGGTTTCCGGGTCGGTGGCCAGCAGGTCATCGCCGGCTGGGACCAGGGCGTGGCCGGCATGAAGGTGGGCGGCCGGCGCAAGCTGACCATCCCCCCGCACCTGGGCTACGGCGCGTCCGGCGCCGGCGGCGTGATCAAGCCGCACGAGACCCTGATCTTCGTCGTGGACCTGGTCGAGGTGCACTGA